In one window of Zhongshania aliphaticivorans DNA:
- a CDS encoding NAD(P)H-dependent flavin oxidoreductase, producing the protein MALPELLENKLQLPAVAAPMFLASGPELVIETCKAGMVGTFPALNQRTSDGFEDWLNTINSALSEFEASTGKKAAPFAVNLIVHKTNPRLEADLALCVKHKVPIIITSLGAVKSVIDAVHGYGGVVFHDVINARHARKAADAGVDGLIAVCAGAGGHAGTTNPFALVAEIRAFFDKTLLLAGAISKGSDIAAAQVMGADLAYMGTRFINTQESLVQEDYKSMIASSQSSDIIYTPNISGVYANFLKPSIEQAGLDPNNLAPKTDIDFGQELEVDADNKAGEKAGGAWKQIWSAGQGVGAIDNIPTTAELVSTLIEEYHAALAKHK; encoded by the coding sequence ATGGCACTACCCGAGCTATTAGAAAATAAATTGCAATTGCCCGCCGTTGCCGCCCCCATGTTTCTAGCTTCAGGCCCTGAACTTGTCATAGAAACCTGCAAAGCTGGCATGGTAGGGACATTCCCAGCACTTAATCAGCGTACTAGCGATGGCTTTGAAGACTGGTTAAATACCATCAACAGTGCATTGAGTGAATTTGAAGCCAGTACCGGTAAAAAGGCTGCACCGTTTGCGGTTAACTTAATAGTACATAAAACCAACCCGCGTTTAGAAGCTGACTTAGCACTGTGCGTAAAGCATAAAGTTCCGATCATCATTACATCTTTAGGCGCTGTTAAATCTGTCATTGATGCTGTTCATGGTTACGGTGGCGTGGTATTTCACGACGTTATTAACGCCCGTCACGCACGTAAAGCAGCCGATGCCGGCGTTGATGGTCTGATTGCTGTATGTGCCGGCGCCGGTGGCCATGCAGGCACCACCAACCCCTTCGCTTTAGTAGCCGAAATAAGAGCCTTTTTCGACAAAACCTTGCTTCTCGCCGGCGCAATTTCAAAAGGCAGTGACATCGCTGCAGCGCAAGTTATGGGCGCTGACCTTGCCTATATGGGGACTCGCTTCATAAACACTCAAGAAAGCCTTGTTCAAGAAGATTACAAATCGATGATTGCTAGCTCCCAGTCTAGCGATATTATCTATACACCCAATATATCTGGTGTTTATGCCAACTTCCTTAAACCCAGTATTGAGCAAGCCGGGCTAGATCCCAATAATCTCGCTCCCAAAACGGATATCGATTTTGGTCAGGAGTTAGAAGTAGACGCAGATAATAAAGCGGGAGAAAAAGCCGGTGGCGCATGGAAACAAATTTGGTCTGCCGGCCAAGGTGTTGGGGCTATCGACAATATTCCCACTACGGCTGAACTGGTTTCTACATTAATTGAAGAGTACCACGCCGCTTTAGCCAAACATAAATAA
- a CDS encoding TonB-dependent receptor domain-containing protein, translated as MLTKQFARKQLSLAVALATTGMVSNAIAQEAVPEQSEQFSPSSLEEVVVVGRLQSVAASLDDERLELPYSADFLGFEAISRAGDSTIGAALRRVTGVTLVDNKFIYIRGLGERYSNVTVNGAAVPSPDLARSVIPLDLFPSSIVESLKVQKSWGPELPANFGGGAIDIRTRSVPSGPVASVSIGKGMNTESKDGLAHLDNSGSMPQAIKDAIGRYKGDLTSSNIYDIEVAEGNAITRDEAEQIQRNLILSLNRKVAMSQDSLDRDRDLKVDLGNAWDVSDALVLGASVSAAYDDEYRNKDQTKRSIGSPETSFSESQRTVYEERKTIAVVLGAEYADDNSVQLSHYLIKNHQDEARYTEGYSNNNQVSDDRPDVDYVTRKEERELELTQISGSHRLGEFSPLSALEMLSLDWFYSDAQATTEVPSGASFVGTIDRTTDPETPFISQSASSGQFAFLSLEDNVESWGGRAELPIDIDGRELVVSGGWWNSEKSREYLGYTVNVGTNATVGTPQSVFSDDRINDLNNTFDITLGTGFGNESYVAGQKIGAFFGGLDFRMTEEWRVTVGARWEEYQQAVLPVNLLDFTGVFNQQLAQQLQDPDQTFAIQNDDIYSSFALTYSGYNFLASEEFQVRFSVSETVVRPDLRELADVAYIDPELSVRVFGNPALESTQIRNFDLRGEFYYEGGDNFTVSLFYKDLELPIEQVEGAGSDDDTVLTYLNGDSGEIYGIEFEGLKTLPAGLFLSGNVTVSDSEITITTNNEVTNTERRLTGHSKYVVNASLGYDSPDEKHSASLLYNVSSERIFFAGTSGNDDAFEQPFGSLDVIYNYYPTETLSLKVKVSNLLDSSREFEQQNSSGTNVKILEQDVGRSIGLNLSWKY; from the coding sequence ATGCTAACTAAACAATTTGCGCGGAAGCAGCTTTCTTTAGCTGTAGCATTGGCGACCACTGGGATGGTGTCGAATGCTATAGCTCAAGAGGCAGTGCCGGAGCAAAGTGAGCAGTTCTCGCCATCTTCGTTGGAAGAGGTTGTAGTAGTTGGACGCCTACAAAGCGTTGCAGCCTCTCTTGATGATGAGCGGTTAGAATTACCTTACTCTGCAGATTTTCTTGGCTTTGAAGCCATTTCTAGAGCTGGTGATAGCACCATCGGCGCGGCTTTACGTCGTGTTACTGGTGTGACACTGGTTGATAATAAGTTTATATACATACGTGGTTTAGGTGAGCGTTACAGTAACGTTACTGTTAACGGGGCGGCAGTGCCTTCACCAGACTTAGCACGTAGTGTTATTCCTCTTGATTTATTTCCTTCTAGTATCGTTGAATCGCTAAAAGTTCAAAAATCATGGGGGCCAGAGTTGCCTGCTAATTTTGGCGGCGGTGCTATTGATATTCGTACCCGTAGTGTACCTTCTGGGCCTGTTGCCTCGGTTAGTATCGGTAAGGGAATGAATACCGAGAGTAAAGATGGTTTAGCCCATTTAGATAATTCAGGTTCAATGCCGCAGGCGATTAAAGATGCAATTGGCCGCTATAAAGGTGACTTAACCTCAAGTAATATTTATGACATTGAAGTTGCTGAAGGTAACGCCATTACTCGTGACGAAGCCGAGCAAATCCAACGTAACTTAATACTGTCTTTAAACCGCAAAGTGGCTATGAGTCAAGATAGTTTGGATCGTGACCGTGATCTAAAAGTCGATCTTGGCAATGCTTGGGATGTAAGCGATGCTTTAGTGCTGGGCGCATCAGTTAGTGCGGCTTACGATGATGAGTATCGTAATAAGGATCAAACTAAGCGCAGTATTGGTAGCCCCGAGACGAGTTTTTCAGAATCTCAGCGTACGGTTTATGAAGAGCGTAAGACTATTGCTGTGGTGCTGGGGGCAGAATATGCCGATGATAACTCTGTTCAGCTAAGTCATTACCTTATTAAAAATCATCAAGACGAAGCGCGTTATACAGAAGGTTATAGTAATAACAACCAGGTGTCTGATGATCGCCCTGATGTTGATTATGTAACTCGCAAGGAAGAGCGTGAGCTTGAATTGACGCAGATATCAGGTAGTCATCGTCTTGGTGAGTTCTCGCCTCTTTCTGCGTTAGAGATGCTGAGTCTAGATTGGTTTTACTCGGATGCACAAGCAACGACGGAAGTACCAAGTGGTGCTAGTTTTGTTGGTACAATTGATCGTACGACTGACCCAGAAACCCCCTTTATTTCTCAATCTGCGTCTTCAGGACAGTTTGCCTTTTTGTCTTTAGAAGATAACGTAGAAAGCTGGGGTGGGCGAGCGGAGCTTCCCATTGATATTGATGGTCGTGAGCTTGTCGTCTCTGGTGGTTGGTGGAACTCAGAAAAGTCCCGTGAATACTTAGGCTACACAGTCAATGTTGGTACGAATGCAACTGTGGGAACGCCGCAGTCTGTATTCTCAGATGACCGAATTAATGACTTAAATAATACCTTTGATATTACTCTTGGTACCGGTTTTGGTAACGAAAGTTACGTTGCTGGTCAAAAGATTGGCGCATTTTTTGGTGGTCTTGATTTCCGGATGACTGAAGAATGGCGAGTCACGGTAGGTGCACGCTGGGAAGAATATCAACAAGCGGTACTGCCGGTTAACTTGCTTGATTTTACAGGTGTATTTAATCAGCAGCTGGCTCAGCAATTGCAAGACCCTGATCAAACATTTGCTATTCAGAATGACGATATTTACTCAAGCTTTGCGCTTACTTATTCAGGCTATAACTTTTTAGCATCTGAAGAGTTTCAAGTTCGCTTTAGTGTGAGTGAAACTGTTGTGCGTCCTGATCTTCGTGAATTGGCAGATGTCGCTTATATTGACCCTGAGTTAAGTGTGCGTGTATTTGGTAATCCGGCTTTGGAATCTACACAGATACGCAACTTTGATTTGCGCGGTGAATTCTATTATGAGGGCGGCGATAACTTCACAGTTTCGTTGTTCTATAAAGATTTAGAGTTGCCGATTGAACAGGTTGAAGGCGCAGGTTCAGATGATGACACGGTACTAACATACCTAAATGGCGATAGCGGTGAGATATACGGTATTGAATTTGAAGGTTTAAAAACCTTGCCAGCAGGTTTGTTCTTGTCCGGTAATGTGACGGTGAGTGATTCTGAAATAACCATCACAACTAATAATGAAGTCACCAATACTGAACGTCGTTTGACGGGGCATTCTAAATACGTGGTTAATGCTTCTCTAGGCTACGATTCGCCAGATGAAAAGCATAGTGCTTCTCTACTATACAATGTGTCTAGTGAACGTATCTTTTTTGCCGGTACGTCGGGTAACGATGATGCATTTGAACAGCCATTTGGTTCTTTGGATGTGATTTATAATTATTACCCTACTGAAACTTTGTCGTTGAAAGTGAAGGTCTCGAATCTATTAGATTCTAGTCGTGAATTTGAACAGCAGAACAGTAGTGGAACTAATGTAAAAATTCTTGAGCAAGACGTGGGCAGAAGTATTGGCCTTAACTTAAGCTGGAAGTATTAA
- a CDS encoding DUF2065 domain-containing protein: MALSLVLIIEGLLPFLSPDRWRVLAYRMADMNSRHVRIAGLISMLSGLILLSLLR, translated from the coding sequence GTGGCTCTCAGTCTGGTACTTATTATAGAAGGTTTATTGCCATTTCTGAGCCCAGATCGCTGGCGGGTGTTGGCATACCGGATGGCAGATATGAACAGTCGACACGTTCGTATTGCCGGTTTAATAAGTATGTTATCGGGCCTCATTTTGTTGAGTTTGCTGCGATAA
- the hflK gene encoding FtsH protease activity modulator HflK — MAWNEPGGGKDNDPWGGKNQGPPDLDEALKKLQEKLNSIFGGGKKPGGNNGGDIKIGASTLVIIGVLAIAVWGLFGFYQVDQQERAVVLRLGVYHETVMPGLRWSPPLMDEVNKINVTKVRGVASRGQMLTEDENIVDIALSVQYTVADPANFLLKVKSPELSLEHALESALRHVVGSSKMDQVITEGREQIAVDTQQRLQAYLDTYQSGILVAKVNIEDAQAPSQVQDAFDDVTRAKEDRERLKNEAEAYANGIIPEARGAAQRQLEEAQAYKEQVVARAEGEAQRFANLYAEYRKAPAVTRERLYIDTLETVYSDATKVMVDVDGGNNMMYLPLDKLIDKSTATRSGSQEEIDIRTLTDKVVEQLRRDTQTTRREGR, encoded by the coding sequence ATGGCCTGGAATGAGCCGGGTGGCGGCAAAGACAATGATCCTTGGGGTGGTAAAAACCAGGGGCCGCCAGATTTGGATGAAGCACTTAAAAAGCTTCAAGAAAAGCTCAACAGTATTTTCGGTGGGGGTAAAAAGCCAGGCGGAAATAATGGTGGTGATATAAAAATTGGTGCAAGTACGCTGGTTATTATTGGTGTTCTCGCGATTGCAGTGTGGGGTCTGTTTGGATTCTATCAGGTTGATCAGCAAGAGCGCGCAGTGGTATTGCGGCTGGGTGTTTACCATGAAACAGTGATGCCGGGTTTGCGCTGGAGCCCGCCACTGATGGATGAAGTTAACAAAATCAACGTTACTAAGGTGCGTGGCGTAGCTAGCCGCGGCCAGATGTTAACTGAAGACGAAAACATTGTTGATATCGCCTTGTCGGTGCAATACACCGTTGCTGATCCTGCTAACTTTTTACTTAAAGTTAAAAGCCCTGAGTTGAGCTTGGAGCATGCCTTAGAAAGTGCGTTGCGCCATGTTGTTGGTAGCTCAAAGATGGATCAAGTTATTACCGAAGGTCGGGAGCAAATCGCCGTTGATACCCAGCAGCGTTTGCAGGCATATCTGGATACTTATCAAAGCGGTATCTTGGTTGCTAAGGTGAATATAGAAGATGCGCAAGCGCCGTCTCAAGTTCAGGATGCGTTTGATGACGTAACCCGAGCAAAAGAAGATCGCGAGCGTTTAAAGAATGAAGCCGAAGCCTACGCCAACGGTATTATTCCTGAAGCGCGCGGTGCTGCTCAGCGTCAATTAGAAGAAGCGCAAGCATACAAAGAGCAGGTGGTTGCACGAGCAGAAGGTGAAGCGCAACGTTTTGCTAACCTTTATGCTGAGTATCGCAAAGCACCAGCCGTTACCCGCGAGCGTCTTTATATTGATACTTTGGAAACTGTGTATTCCGATGCAACCAAGGTGATGGTCGATGTCGACGGCGGTAATAATATGATGTACCTGCCGTTGGATAAGTTGATTGATAAATCGACTGCGACTCGTTCAGGTTCTCAGGAAGAAATAGATATTCGCACCTTAACCGACAAAGTGGTTGAGCAATTGCGTCGCGATACGCAGACCACCCGTAGGGAGGGCCGTTAA
- the hflC gene encoding protease modulator HflC, with translation MGNRSFTLVIVLLGALVLAFNSLYIVKETERAVLLKFGEIVDPDISVGLHVKTPFVHMVRKFERRILTLDAPTQRFLTIEKKPLDVDFYAKWRVIDTQKFYTATNGEEVRAEGLLAQRINTGLRNKFGERTFHEVVSGERDLLMTDLTRDLNSITTSEFGIQLVDVRVKRIDLPSQVSQSVFDRMKSEREREAREHRSTGRELAEKIRATADRQRTVIGANAYRDAEVLRGEGDALAARTYASAYSADPEFYSFVRSLEAYRTSFNNKGDLLVVDSEGEFFRYLKQGADKR, from the coding sequence ATGGGAAATCGTTCATTTACCTTAGTCATTGTATTATTGGGTGCACTTGTACTTGCGTTTAACTCCCTTTATATCGTGAAAGAAACAGAGCGCGCTGTCCTGCTGAAATTTGGTGAGATTGTCGATCCTGATATTAGCGTTGGGCTACATGTTAAAACGCCATTTGTGCATATGGTGCGTAAATTTGAGCGTCGTATTTTGACCTTGGATGCACCAACACAGCGTTTTTTAACCATTGAGAAAAAGCCTCTGGATGTGGATTTTTACGCAAAGTGGCGAGTTATTGATACCCAGAAGTTCTACACCGCAACCAATGGTGAAGAAGTGCGTGCCGAAGGCTTGTTGGCGCAGCGTATTAATACCGGTTTACGTAATAAATTTGGTGAACGCACCTTCCACGAAGTTGTGTCGGGTGAGCGCGATTTATTAATGACCGATTTAACACGCGACCTCAACAGCATTACGACCAGCGAATTTGGTATTCAGTTGGTTGATGTGCGGGTTAAGCGTATCGATTTACCGTCGCAGGTAAGTCAGTCTGTGTTTGATCGTATGAAGTCTGAGCGTGAGCGCGAAGCCCGTGAGCACCGTTCGACAGGTCGTGAGTTGGCAGAAAAAATTCGTGCAACGGCAGATCGTCAGCGTACGGTTATTGGTGCAAATGCTTACCGTGACGCAGAGGTCTTGCGCGGTGAGGGGGATGCGCTCGCTGCGCGAACCTATGCATCTGCATACAGTGCTGATCCTGAGTTTTATTCCTTTGTTCGCAGCTTAGAGGCATACCGTACGTCATTTAACAACAAAGGTGACTTGCTGGTGGTTGACAGTGAGGGGGAGTTTTTCCGCTACTTAAAACAGGGTGCGGATAAGCGATAA
- a CDS encoding adenylosuccinate synthase has protein sequence MSKNVVVLGTQWGDEGKGKIVDLLTDQANAVARFQGGHNAGHTLVIGGEKTVLHLIPSGILREGVTCLIGNGVVLAPDALLKEMGQLEEKGVPVRERLRLSPACPLILPYHIALDQARELARGEAKIGTTGRGIGPAYEDKVARRGLRLGDLYNAERFATKLKEVMEYHNFMLTSYYKVDAVDYQKTLDDALRMAEEMRSMVTDVTSALHKYREEGANILFEGAQGSLLDIDHGTYPFVTSSNTTAGGTATGSGFGPLYLDYVLGITKAYTTRVGSGPFPTELFDDTGAYLAKKGHEFGATTGRPRRCGWFDGIGLRQAVRINSVTGLCLTKLDVLDGLDTVRICVDYKNAAGESIAAPFDCEDYDTITPIYEDMAGWSESTFGAKSLDELPENARAYIRRIEEIVGVPIDIISTGPDRVETIVLRHPFG, from the coding sequence ATGAGCAAGAATGTAGTGGTGCTAGGCACTCAGTGGGGCGACGAAGGCAAAGGCAAGATCGTCGATTTACTTACCGATCAGGCAAATGCGGTTGCTCGCTTTCAAGGCGGACACAATGCGGGCCATACTTTAGTTATCGGTGGTGAAAAAACCGTATTACACCTTATTCCATCGGGCATATTGCGCGAAGGCGTGACCTGCTTAATTGGTAATGGCGTGGTGCTAGCACCAGATGCCTTACTAAAAGAAATGGGTCAGCTAGAAGAAAAAGGGGTTCCAGTGCGCGAGCGTTTACGCTTGAGCCCTGCTTGTCCTTTAATCCTTCCCTACCATATAGCCTTGGATCAAGCGCGTGAATTGGCGCGTGGAGAGGCAAAGATTGGTACCACGGGGCGTGGTATTGGTCCTGCTTACGAAGATAAAGTTGCGCGTCGCGGTTTGCGTTTGGGTGACTTGTACAACGCCGAGCGTTTTGCGACAAAGCTTAAAGAAGTGATGGAGTATCACAACTTTATGCTGACCTCTTATTATAAAGTTGACGCGGTTGATTACCAAAAGACACTGGATGACGCACTGCGAATGGCAGAAGAAATGCGCTCTATGGTAACGGATGTGACCAGCGCCCTGCATAAGTACCGTGAAGAGGGCGCGAATATTCTGTTTGAAGGGGCGCAGGGCTCTTTGCTGGATATTGATCATGGCACCTATCCCTTTGTAACGTCATCAAATACTACTGCTGGCGGCACAGCTACGGGCAGTGGTTTTGGTCCGCTATATCTTGATTACGTGCTAGGTATTACCAAGGCGTATACAACTCGTGTTGGCAGCGGCCCGTTTCCAACTGAGTTGTTTGATGACACCGGTGCCTACTTGGCCAAAAAAGGCCATGAATTTGGCGCGACTACGGGTCGTCCTCGTCGCTGCGGTTGGTTCGACGGTATTGGTTTACGCCAAGCTGTTCGTATTAATAGTGTGACGGGCTTGTGCTTAACCAAGTTAGACGTGTTAGATGGTTTGGACACGGTGCGTATTTGTGTTGATTACAAAAATGCTGCAGGCGAATCTATTGCGGCTCCCTTCGACTGTGAAGATTACGACACCATCACGCCAATCTATGAAGATATGGCTGGCTGGTCGGAATCAACCTTCGGTGCTAAATCCCTAGATGAGCTGCCTGAAAATGCACGCGCTTATATCCGTCGGATTGAAGAAATAGTCGGCGTGCCAATTGATATCATCTCTACCGGCCCAGATCGCGTTGAAACCATTGTGTTGCGACATCCGTTTGGCTAG
- a CDS encoding ATP phosphoribosyltransferase regulatory subunit codes for MTSVDRWLLPDGVEELLPAQAAQVEALRRQLLDLYKRWGYELVIPPMLEYTESLLVGLGSDIDLLTFRVTDQLTGRMMGLRADITPQAARIDAHSLGREGPVRLCYAGSVLHSKPKKPLASRSPIQLGAELYGDNSPASDLEIICLMLETLRVAGLNGITLDTGHVGVYRAVIKAAGLNAEQESTYFDILQRKAKTELLEFVAALSVEDKVAVHLLALNELHGDADVLVKGREAFADIPEAINAIASLEQLTDALAQRIPDLQFYFDLAELRGYHYHTGVVFSALVREHGQALASGGRYDDIGEVFGRARPATGFSIDLKALLGLLPPVTEAAAIFAPYDPGSAQWQFVQSLRESGEKVICGLPGQDADAACDRVIRKEKEQWCVVSLN; via the coding sequence ATGACTTCGGTAGATCGTTGGTTACTTCCGGACGGTGTTGAAGAGCTTTTGCCCGCGCAAGCGGCTCAAGTGGAAGCATTGCGTCGGCAACTTTTAGACCTTTATAAGCGCTGGGGCTATGAGCTGGTGATTCCGCCTATGTTGGAATACACCGAATCGTTACTGGTGGGCTTGGGTAGTGATATTGATTTGTTAACCTTTAGGGTGACTGATCAGTTAACGGGTCGAATGATGGGGCTGCGGGCGGATATTACCCCTCAGGCTGCACGAATAGATGCCCATAGTCTGGGTCGTGAAGGCCCTGTCCGCTTATGTTATGCCGGTAGTGTTTTACACAGCAAGCCGAAAAAGCCTTTGGCGTCGCGCTCACCTATTCAATTGGGTGCGGAACTCTACGGTGATAATAGTCCAGCCAGTGACTTAGAAATTATTTGTTTGATGCTAGAAACCCTACGTGTGGCGGGTCTTAATGGCATCACACTCGATACCGGCCACGTGGGAGTTTACCGCGCGGTTATAAAGGCGGCAGGGTTAAATGCCGAGCAAGAATCAACGTATTTCGATATTCTGCAGCGTAAAGCCAAAACCGAGCTCTTAGAATTTGTTGCGGCATTATCTGTGGAAGACAAAGTCGCTGTGCATCTTTTAGCGCTTAATGAGCTACACGGTGATGCAGATGTGCTGGTAAAGGGACGGGAGGCTTTTGCTGACATTCCCGAGGCTATTAACGCCATTGCCAGTCTGGAACAATTAACTGACGCATTGGCGCAGCGTATTCCTGATTTACAGTTTTATTTTGACCTTGCTGAATTGCGAGGCTACCACTACCACACAGGTGTGGTGTTTTCGGCGCTGGTACGTGAACACGGTCAGGCGCTGGCATCCGGTGGTCGCTACGATGATATTGGCGAGGTTTTTGGCCGAGCGCGTCCGGCTACGGGTTTCAGTATAGATTTAAAAGCCCTATTGGGTTTGCTACCGCCAGTGACAGAAGCGGCGGCGATATTTGCGCCTTATGACCCAGGTTCAGCGCAGTGGCAGTTTGTTCAGTCATTGCGTGAGTCTGGTGAGAAGGTGATTTGCGGCTTACCGGGGCAAGACGCCGATGCGGCATGTGACCGGGTAATTCGTAAAGAGAAAGAACAGTGGTGTGTAGTATCGCTGAATTAA
- a CDS encoding tetratricopeptide repeat protein: MPVFSKNIIAVAILSSLAACSSVDTISTASINIAPPKSSQIEALLSTEQNKNPIDISLYPEENILELNEQMRQFVHEHVPAALSPRSRLTYLLDSMVRPSQLGLKYDPGITLNAADTFLQRTGNCLSLTSLFIALAREANLNVYYNEVTIPPSWDMITDNSMVFYKHINAVVDFGNDDKEVVDLSVDNYEYHYPQHLVSEQEAAAQFYNNRGAEFMNTGNNDKALLYFQRALYFDPRASHIWGNLGTLLRRKERNVDAETAYRQALTLNPSDQVAMSSLSRLYREQGQKDKARTLEKITERFRKKNPFWLYSRAKAEYETGDFDKALDLIQQAIRLDKKEYRFYRFASLIYFRQGKLVRAQQFSDKASRLKLQSN; this comes from the coding sequence ATGCCAGTATTCTCAAAAAACATCATTGCCGTAGCCATTTTAAGCAGCTTAGCTGCCTGCAGCAGTGTGGACACAATCAGCACAGCATCTATTAATATTGCCCCACCAAAAAGCAGTCAAATTGAGGCATTGTTAAGCACCGAGCAAAACAAGAACCCTATTGACATCAGTCTTTATCCTGAAGAAAACATTCTTGAACTAAATGAGCAAATGCGTCAATTTGTGCACGAACATGTTCCTGCCGCCTTATCCCCACGGTCACGGCTAACTTATTTATTAGATAGTATGGTAAGGCCCTCTCAGCTAGGCCTAAAATACGATCCCGGTATTACCCTCAACGCTGCCGATACCTTTTTACAACGCACAGGTAACTGCCTGTCTCTTACTTCGTTATTTATTGCATTAGCTCGTGAGGCAAACCTCAACGTTTACTACAACGAAGTAACGATACCCCCTAGCTGGGACATGATCACCGACAATAGCATGGTGTTTTACAAACATATCAATGCCGTTGTTGATTTTGGCAATGACGATAAAGAAGTTGTCGATCTAAGTGTCGACAATTACGAATATCACTATCCACAGCACCTTGTTTCAGAGCAAGAAGCGGCAGCACAGTTTTATAACAATCGTGGTGCCGAATTTATGAATACAGGCAATAACGACAAAGCGCTTCTCTATTTTCAGCGGGCGCTTTATTTCGATCCGAGAGCCAGCCATATTTGGGGAAACCTTGGCACCCTTTTACGACGTAAAGAGCGTAACGTCGACGCCGAAACCGCTTATCGTCAGGCGCTAACGCTAAACCCTAGCGACCAGGTGGCAATGAGTAGTTTAAGCCGTCTATATAGAGAGCAAGGGCAAAAAGATAAAGCGCGAACACTAGAAAAAATTACCGAACGCTTCCGTAAAAAGAACCCCTTCTGGCTATATAGCCGCGCTAAGGCCGAATACGAAACTGGCGACTTTGACAAAGCACTTGATCTCATACAACAAGCAATTCGCTTAGACAAAAAGGAATACCGTTTCTATCGGTTTGCCTCTTTAATTTATTTTAGACAAGGAAAGTTAGTACGCGCACAACAGTTTTCTGACAAGGCAAGTAGATTGAAATTACAATCAAATTAA
- a CDS encoding OsmC family protein, with translation MESLPHQYSVSVNAEKENELETTAPHLPTLLVAPPSQFDGPGDKWSPEELLLAAVANCYVLSFRTVAGIAKLDWLHIECTTDGVLNKVERNMLFTDIVTKVTLIVAEESLRPKAEKLLKKAEQVCLVSNSLLSTKHLEIEVVVGG, from the coding sequence ATGGAAAGTCTGCCACATCAGTATTCAGTCTCCGTCAATGCAGAAAAAGAAAATGAACTAGAGACCACTGCGCCACATTTGCCCACCTTATTGGTGGCACCTCCGAGTCAATTTGATGGTCCCGGTGATAAATGGTCACCTGAAGAGTTGTTATTGGCCGCAGTGGCTAATTGTTATGTCTTATCCTTTCGGACTGTTGCTGGTATAGCAAAGTTGGACTGGTTACATATTGAGTGCACGACAGACGGCGTTCTCAATAAGGTTGAGAGAAATATGCTGTTTACAGATATTGTGACGAAGGTGACATTGATAGTGGCAGAAGAAAGTCTGCGCCCTAAGGCCGAAAAGTTACTTAAGAAGGCAGAGCAAGTTTGCCTTGTGAGTAACTCCCTGCTATCCACAAAACACCTTGAAATAGAGGTTGTGGTTGGTGGTTAG